A stretch of Fusobacterium periodonticum ATCC 33693 DNA encodes these proteins:
- a CDS encoding DUF1846 domain-containing protein: MKIGFDHAKYLEEQSKYILERVNKHDKLYIEFGGKLLGDLHAKRVLPGFDENAKIKVLNKLKDQIEVIICVYAGDIERNKIRGDFGITYDMDVFRLIDDLRENELKVNSVVITRYEDRPSTDLFITRLERRGIKVYRHYATKGYPSDVDTIVSDEGYGKNAYIETTKPIVVVTAPGPGSGKLATCLSQLYHEYKRGRNVGYSKFETFPVWNVPLKHPLNIAYEAATVDLNDVNMIDPFHLEEYGEIAVNYNRDIEAFPLLKRIIEKITGKKSIYQSPTDMGVNRVGFGITDDEVVREASQQEIIRRYFKTGCDYKKGNTDLETFKRAEFIMHSLGLKEEDRKVVSFARKKLELLNNEEKSDKQKTLSAIAFEMPDGQIITGKKSSLMDAPSAAILNSLKYLSNFDDELLLISPTILEPIIQLKEKTLKNKHIPLDCEEILIALSITAATNPMAELALSKLSQLTGVQAHSTHILGRNDEQSLRKLGIDVTSDQVFPTENLYYNQ, translated from the coding sequence ATGAAAATAGGTTTTGACCATGCTAAATATCTGGAAGAACAATCCAAATATATACTTGAAAGAGTGAATAAGCATGACAAATTATACATTGAGTTTGGTGGAAAGCTTTTAGGAGATCTTCATGCAAAAAGAGTTTTACCTGGTTTTGATGAAAATGCTAAGATAAAAGTTTTAAATAAACTTAAAGATCAAATAGAAGTTATAATTTGTGTATATGCTGGAGACATTGAAAGAAATAAAATAAGAGGTGACTTTGGAATTACCTATGATATGGACGTCTTTAGACTGATAGATGATTTAAGAGAAAATGAGCTAAAAGTCAATAGTGTTGTTATTACAAGATATGAAGACAGACCTTCTACAGATCTTTTTATCACTAGACTTGAAAGAAGAGGAATAAAAGTATATAGACACTATGCAACAAAAGGTTATCCTAGTGATGTTGATACAATAGTTAGTGATGAAGGTTATGGAAAAAATGCCTATATAGAAACAACAAAGCCAATAGTTGTGGTAACTGCTCCAGGACCTGGAAGTGGAAAACTTGCAACTTGTTTAAGTCAACTTTACCATGAATATAAAAGAGGTAGAAATGTAGGATATTCTAAATTTGAAACTTTTCCAGTTTGGAATGTACCTTTAAAACATCCATTAAATATAGCTTATGAAGCCGCAACAGTAGATTTAAATGATGTTAATATGATAGATCCATTTCATTTAGAAGAGTATGGTGAAATAGCAGTAAACTACAATAGAGATATTGAGGCTTTTCCTTTATTAAAAAGAATAATAGAAAAAATAACTGGAAAAAAATCAATTTATCAATCACCTACAGATATGGGTGTTAATAGAGTAGGTTTTGGTATTACTGATGATGAAGTTGTTAGAGAAGCTTCTCAACAAGAAATAATAAGAAGATATTTTAAAACAGGTTGTGATTATAAAAAAGGAAATACTGATTTAGAAACATTTAAAAGAGCTGAATTTATAATGCACAGTTTGGGCTTAAAAGAAGAAGATAGAAAAGTTGTTAGTTTTGCAAGAAAGAAATTAGAACTTCTAAATAATGAAGAAAAATCTGATAAGCAAAAAACACTTTCCGCTATTGCTTTTGAAATGCCTGATGGACAAATAATAACAGGAAAAAAATCTTCTTTAATGGATGCACCTTCAGCAGCCATACTTAATTCATTAAAGTATCTTTCAAATTTTGATGATGAGTTATTATTAATTTCACCAACAATTTTAGAACCTATTATTCAGTTAAAAGAAAAGACTTTAAAAAATAAACATATACCACTAGATTGTGAAGAGATATTAATTGCTCTAAGTATCACAGCAGCAACAAATCCTATGGCTGAATTAGCTTTATCAAAGCTTTCTCAATTAACAGGAGTTCAAGCTCATTCTACTCATATCTTAGGTAGAAATGACGAACAATCTTTAAGAAAACTTGGAATAGATGTGACATCAGATCAAGTTTTTCCAACTGAAAATTTATATTATAATCAATAA
- a CDS encoding M42 family metallopeptidase, with amino-acid sequence MNIDLKYTLKKTVELLAIPSPVGYTHNAIEWVRKELESLGVKKYNITKKGALIAYVKGKDSNYRKMISAHVDTLGAVVKKVKKNGRLEITNVGGFAWGSVEGEHVTIHTLSEKTYTGTILPIKASVHVYGDVAREMPRTEETMEIRIDEDVKTAEDVFKLGILQGDFVSLDPRTRILENGYIKSRYLDDKLCVAQILTYLKYLKDNKLKPRTDLYIYFSNYEEIGHGVSVFPEDLDEFIAVDIGLVAGEDAHGDEKKTNIIAKDSRSPYDYTLRKKLQEAADKNKIQYTVGVYNRYGSDATTAILQGFDFKYACIGPNVDATHHYERCHNDGIVETIKLLIAYL; translated from the coding sequence ATGAATATAGATTTAAAATATACATTAAAGAAAACAGTAGAACTTTTAGCAATACCAAGTCCAGTGGGATATACTCATAATGCTATTGAATGGGTAAGAAAAGAATTAGAAAGCTTAGGAGTAAAGAAATATAATATAACAAAAAAAGGTGCATTGATTGCTTATGTTAAAGGAAAAGATTCTAATTATAGAAAAATGATCTCAGCCCATGTTGATACATTAGGTGCAGTAGTAAAAAAAGTTAAGAAGAATGGTAGACTTGAAATTACAAATGTTGGAGGTTTTGCATGGGGCTCTGTTGAAGGAGAACATGTAACAATACATACTCTTTCTGAAAAGACATACACAGGAACTATACTTCCAATTAAAGCTTCTGTCCATGTTTATGGAGATGTTGCAAGAGAAATGCCAAGAACAGAAGAAACAATGGAAATAAGAATAGATGAAGATGTAAAAACAGCTGAGGATGTTTTTAAACTAGGAATATTACAAGGAGATTTTGTTTCTCTTGATCCACGTACAAGAATTTTAGAAAATGGCTATATTAAATCAAGATACTTAGATGATAAGCTTTGTGTGGCACAAATTTTAACTTATTTAAAATATTTAAAAGATAATAAATTAAAACCAAGAACTGATTTATATATTTATTTTTCTAATTATGAAGAAATTGGACATGGAGTTTCAGTTTTTCCTGAAGATTTAGATGAATTCATAGCAGTTGATATTGGACTTGTTGCTGGAGAAGATGCTCATGGTGATGAAAAGAAAACTAATATTATTGCAAAAGATAGTAGAAGTCCTTATGACTATACTTTAAGAAAGAAACTTCAAGAAGCTGCTGATAAAAATAAAATACAATACACAGTAGGAGTTTATAATAGATATGGTTCAGATGCAACAACAGCAATTTTACAAGGATTTGATTTTAAATATGCTTGCATAGGACCAAATGTAGATGCAACACACCATTATGAAAGATGCCATAATGATGGAATTGTTGAGACTATAAAATTATTAATTGCTTACTTATAA
- a CDS encoding S-ribosylhomocysteine lyase, with product MERIASFQVDHKKLNRGIYVSRLDEINGNYLTTFDIRMKLPNREPVINIAELHTIEHLGATFLRNHPTRKNDIIYFGPMGCRTGLYLILKGKLESKEVVELIKELFEFISKFEGDIPGASAIECGNYLDQNLPMARYEAQKFLEETLNNIKEENLIYPK from the coding sequence TAAAAAACTTAATAGGGGAATTTATGTGTCAAGACTTGATGAAATAAATGGAAACTATCTGACAACTTTTGATATTAGAATGAAGTTACCTAATAGAGAACCTGTAATAAATATAGCAGAGTTACATACAATAGAACATTTAGGAGCTACATTTTTAAGAAATCATCCTACTAGAAAAAATGATATTATCTACTTTGGACCTATGGGATGTAGAACAGGACTTTACCTTATTTTAAAGGGTAAATTAGAGTCAAAAGAAGTAGTTGAACTTATAAAAGAACTTTTTGAATTCATTAGTAAATTTGAAGGAGATATTCCAGGAGCTTCTGCAATTGAATGTGGAAATTATTTAGATCAAAACTTACCAATGGCAAGATATGAAGCACAAAAATTTTTAGAAGAAACATTAAACAATATAAAGGAAGAAAATTTAATATATCCAAAATAA
- a CDS encoding HsdM family class I SAM-dependent methyltransferase, whose translation MYKSIYQSIRYNNSAEDYLGRFYGEFMSYTGGDGQNLGIVLTPKHITELFCDLLDLKTTDKILDPCCGTAGFLIAAMHNMIKKANDETEIKEIRKNQLFGIEEKSYMFTIATTNMILRGDGKSNLENKDFLKENPAQLQLKACTVGMMNPPYSMGSKSNSSLYEINFINHLLNSIVEDGRVAVIVPQSTFTGKTKEEQKIKEEILKNHTLEGVITLNKNTFYRVGTNPCIAIFKAHNKHPKNKICKFINFENDGYNISKHIGLIDDGSHRDKKQHLLDVWFERTEAITKFCVKTTIEASDEWLHSFYYFNDEIPSEEDFRKTVADYLTFEVNMITHGRGYLFGIEDDELRFDEIDIEEERQVAESEEDYE comes from the coding sequence TTGTATAAAAGTATTTATCAAAGTATTAGATATAATAATTCAGCTGAAGATTATCTTGGTAGATTTTATGGAGAATTTATGTCTTACACTGGTGGAGACGGACAAAACTTAGGTATTGTACTTACTCCAAAACATATTACAGAACTTTTTTGTGATTTATTAGATTTAAAGACAACTGATAAAATACTAGACCCTTGTTGTGGAACAGCAGGTTTTTTGATAGCTGCCATGCATAACATGATAAAAAAAGCAAATGATGAAACTGAAATAAAAGAAATAAGAAAAAATCAATTATTTGGAATAGAAGAGAAATCATATATGTTTACAATAGCCACAACAAATATGATACTGCGTGGAGATGGCAAAAGTAATCTTGAAAACAAAGATTTTCTCAAGGAAAACCCAGCTCAATTGCAGCTAAAAGCCTGTACTGTTGGTATGATGAACCCTCCTTATTCAATGGGCTCTAAGTCCAATTCTTCTCTTTATGAGATAAATTTTATTAATCATCTATTAAATTCCATAGTAGAAGATGGAAGAGTAGCAGTTATTGTTCCTCAAAGTACATTTACAGGGAAAACTAAAGAGGAACAAAAAATAAAGGAAGAAATTTTAAAAAATCATACTTTAGAAGGTGTTATTACTTTAAATAAAAATACTTTTTATAGAGTTGGAACTAATCCTTGTATAGCAATTTTTAAAGCTCATAACAAACACCCTAAAAATAAAATATGTAAGTTTATCAATTTTGAGAATGATGGTTATAATATAAGTAAACATATAGGACTTATTGATGATGGTTCACATAGAGATAAAAAACAACATCTACTTGATGTTTGGTTTGAAAGAACTGAAGCTATAACAAAGTTTTGTGTAAAAACTACAATAGAAGCCTCAGATGAGTGGCTACATTCTTTTTATTACTTTAATGATGAGATACCAAGTGAAGAAGATTTTAGAAAAACAGTGGCTGATTATTTAACCTTTGAAGTAAATATGATAACTCATGGAAGAGGCTATTTATTTGGAATAGAAGATGATGAATTAAGATTTGATGAAATTGATATTGAAGAAGAAAGACAAGTTGCTGAAAGTGAGGAAGATTATGAGTAA
- a CDS encoding AMP-binding protein produces MQIVTDKNKVALYFKDNAVSYKEFILNTKKIKQYANIKEFTNNMIYMENRPELLYSFFSVWDNRATCVCIDASSTAEELAYYIDNSEVEKIFTSKGQLEKVEEALNSLNKKVELIIVDDVEFDKIQVDENIEANLVINSPEKEDTALILYTSGTTGKPKGVMLTFDNILANVDSLDVYKMYEETDVTIALLPLHHILPLLGTGVMPLLYSATIVFLDDMSSVALIDAMKKYKVTMLIGVPKLWEVMHKKIMDTINSKGITRFIFKLTKKINSLNFSKMIFKKVSEGFGGHIKFFVSGGSKLNPQITEDFLTLGIKICEGYGMTETSPIIAYTPKDDIMPNSAGRVIKDVEVKIAEDNEILVKGRNVMKGYYKNPEATAEIIDKDGWLHTGDLGTLKDGYLYVTGRKKEMIVLSNGKNINPIDIETKLMSMTNLIAEIVVTEYNSILTAVIHPDFNKVKEEKVDNIYEVLKWAVVDKYNQKTPDYKKILDVKIVNEDFPKTKIGKIKRFMIADMLEGKIEKKERKPEPDFEEYNKIKKYLVSTKEKEVFFDSHIEIDLGMDSLDMVEFQHFLDLNFGVKEENLISKHPSLLELANYIKENRNQEKIGNLNWKEIINKDTDAKLPSSSFLAVILKFISSILFNTFFRVKVKGKEKIEMDKPTIYVANHQSFLDGFLFNYAVPSKLVKKTYFLATVAHFKSPIMKSFANSSNVVLVDINKDIAEVMQILAKVLKENKNVAIYPEGLRTRDGKMNKFKKAFAILAKELNVDIQPYVISGAYELFPTGKKFPKPGKISVEFLDKIKVENLSYDEIVDKSYKAIEKKLIK; encoded by the coding sequence ATGCAAATTGTAACTGACAAAAATAAAGTAGCACTTTATTTTAAAGATAATGCTGTTAGCTATAAAGAATTTATTTTAAATACAAAAAAAATAAAACAATATGCAAACATAAAAGAATTTACAAATAATATGATTTATATGGAAAACAGACCAGAACTATTATATAGCTTCTTTTCTGTATGGGATAATAGGGCAACTTGTGTCTGTATAGATGCCTCAAGTACAGCTGAGGAATTGGCATATTATATAGATAATTCAGAAGTTGAAAAAATATTTACTTCAAAAGGACAACTTGAAAAAGTAGAGGAAGCTTTAAATAGCTTAAATAAAAAAGTGGAGCTTATCATTGTAGATGATGTTGAATTTGATAAGATTCAAGTTGATGAGAATATAGAAGCTAACTTAGTTATTAATTCACCTGAAAAAGAAGACACAGCATTAATTTTATATACATCAGGAACAACAGGAAAACCTAAAGGGGTTATGCTAACATTTGATAATATTCTAGCAAATGTAGATTCACTTGATGTGTATAAGATGTATGAAGAAACAGATGTAACTATTGCACTATTACCTTTACATCATATCTTACCACTTTTAGGAACAGGAGTTATGCCACTTCTATATTCAGCTACTATAGTATTCCTTGATGATATGTCTTCTGTTGCTTTGATAGATGCAATGAAAAAGTATAAGGTAACTATGTTAATAGGAGTCCCTAAACTTTGGGAAGTAATGCATAAAAAGATTATGGATACTATAAACTCAAAAGGAATAACAAGATTTATTTTTAAACTTACTAAAAAAATAAATTCTTTAAATTTTAGTAAGATGATATTTAAAAAAGTAAGTGAAGGTTTTGGAGGACATATTAAATTCTTCGTTTCAGGAGGGTCTAAATTAAATCCACAGATAACAGAAGACTTTCTTACTCTTGGAATAAAAATTTGTGAAGGTTATGGAATGACAGAAACATCTCCAATAATAGCTTATACTCCCAAAGATGATATAATGCCAAACTCAGCTGGAAGAGTTATAAAGGATGTAGAAGTTAAAATAGCTGAGGATAATGAAATTCTTGTTAAGGGTAGAAATGTAATGAAGGGATATTATAAAAATCCTGAAGCAACAGCTGAAATAATAGATAAGGATGGTTGGCTACATACTGGAGATCTAGGAACTTTAAAAGATGGCTATCTATATGTAACAGGTAGAAAAAAAGAAATGATAGTTTTATCAAATGGTAAAAATATAAACCCTATTGATATAGAAACAAAATTAATGTCTATGACTAACCTTATTGCAGAAATTGTTGTAACTGAATACAATTCAATTTTAACAGCAGTTATCCATCCTGATTTTAATAAAGTTAAGGAAGAAAAAGTTGATAATATTTATGAAGTATTAAAATGGGCAGTTGTTGATAAGTACAACCAAAAAACTCCTGACTATAAAAAAATATTAGATGTAAAAATTGTAAATGAAGATTTTCCAAAAACAAAGATTGGAAAAATAAAAAGATTTATGATAGCTGATATGTTAGAAGGAAAAATTGAAAAGAAAGAAAGAAAACCTGAACCTGATTTTGAAGAGTATAATAAAATAAAAAAATATTTAGTTTCTACCAAGGAAAAAGAAGTATTCTTTGATTCTCATATTGAAATAGATTTAGGTATGGATTCTCTAGATATGGTTGAATTCCAACATTTCTTAGACTTAAACTTTGGAGTAAAAGAAGAAAACTTAATTTCCAAGCACCCATCATTATTAGAACTTGCTAATTATATAAAAGAAAATAGAAATCAAGAAAAAATTGGAAATTTAAACTGGAAAGAAATAATTAATAAAGATACTGATGCTAAATTACCAAGTTCTAGCTTTTTAGCTGTAATCTTAAAATTCATATCATCTATTCTTTTTAATACTTTCTTTAGAGTCAAAGTAAAAGGAAAAGAAAAAATTGAAATGGATAAGCCAACTATTTATGTTGCAAATCACCAAAGTTTCTTAGATGGTTTCTTATTCAATTATGCTGTTCCTTCAAAACTTGTGAAGAAAACATATTTTCTTGCAACAGTAGCACATTTTAAAAGTCCTATAATGAAATCTTTTGCAAATTCATCTAATGTCGTTTTAGTTGATATTAACAAAGATATTGCTGAGGTTATGCAAATACTTGCAAAAGTTTTAAAAGAAAATAAAAATGTAGCTATCTATCCTGAAGGTTTAAGAACTAGAGATGGAAAAATGAATAAATTTAAAAAAGCTTTCGCAATATTAGCTAAGGAATTAAATGTAGATATACAACCTTATGTTATAAGTGGTGCTTATGAATTATTCCCCACAGGAAAGAAATTTCCTAAACCAGGAAAAATATCTGTGGAGTTCTTAGATAAAATTAAAGTTGAAAACTTAAGTTATGATGAAATTGTAGATAAATCATATAAGGCTATAGAAAAAAAATTAATAAAATAG
- a CDS encoding ABC transporter substrate-binding protein — MKKFIYVLMLFSLFLIGCGESKNESPNGNTVVIGQGAKPKSLDPHMYNSIPDLLVSRQFYNTLFSREKDGSIKPELAESYEYKNDKELDVVLKKGVKFHDGTELTADDVLFSFERMKEKPGSSIMVEEIDKVEKINDYEIKILLKSPSSAMLYNLAHPITSIVNKKYVEAGNDLSIAPMGTGAFKLVAYNDGEKIELEAFKDYFEGAPKVEKITFRSIPEDTSMLAALETGEVDIATGMPPVSTQTIEANDKLELISEPTTATEYICLNVEKAPFDNKDFRVALNYAIDKKSIIDSIFSGRGKVAKSIVNPNVFGYYDGLEEYPYDVEKAKELIEKSGVKDTKFALYVNDSPVRLQVAQIIQANLKDVGIEMTIETLEWGTYLQKTGEGDFTAYLGGWISGTSDADIVLYPLLDSKSIGFPGNRARYSNPEFDKQVEAARVALSPEERKEHFKNAQIISQNDSPLIVLYNKNENIGINKRVKGFEYDPTTMHKFKNLEIK, encoded by the coding sequence ATGAAGAAGTTTATTTATGTTTTAATGTTGTTTTCGTTATTTTTAATTGGTTGTGGAGAAAGTAAAAATGAAAGCCCTAATGGTAATACAGTTGTTATAGGACAAGGAGCAAAACCCAAGTCACTTGATCCTCATATGTACAACTCTATTCCTGACTTATTAGTTTCACGTCAATTCTATAATACATTATTTTCAAGAGAAAAAGATGGAAGTATAAAACCAGAATTGGCTGAAAGTTATGAATATAAAAATGATAAGGAATTAGATGTTGTTTTAAAAAAGGGTGTTAAATTTCATGATGGAACTGAATTAACAGCAGATGATGTTCTTTTTAGTTTTGAAAGAATGAAAGAAAAACCTGGATCATCAATAATGGTAGAAGAAATTGATAAGGTTGAAAAGATTAATGATTATGAAATAAAAATCTTATTAAAAAGTCCTTCTTCAGCTATGTTGTATAACTTAGCTCACCCAATAACTTCTATAGTAAATAAGAAATATGTAGAAGCAGGAAATGATTTATCAATTGCTCCAATGGGAACAGGTGCATTTAAGTTAGTTGCTTATAATGATGGAGAAAAGATTGAATTAGAAGCTTTTAAAGATTACTTTGAAGGAGCTCCAAAAGTTGAAAAGATAACTTTTAGATCTATTCCAGAAGATACAAGTATGCTAGCTGCACTAGAAACAGGAGAAGTTGATATAGCTACTGGTATGCCACCAGTTTCAACTCAAACTATAGAAGCTAATGATAAATTAGAATTAATTTCTGAACCAACTACAGCAACAGAATATATTTGTTTAAATGTAGAAAAGGCTCCATTTGATAATAAAGATTTTAGAGTAGCTTTAAACTATGCTATAGATAAGAAAAGCATAATTGACTCTATTTTCTCTGGAAGAGGAAAAGTTGCAAAATCAATAGTAAATCCAAATGTTTTTGGTTATTATGATGGTTTAGAAGAATATCCTTATGATGTAGAAAAAGCTAAAGAATTGATTGAAAAATCAGGTGTAAAAGATACAAAATTTGCTCTTTATGTAAATGATAGTCCAGTAAGATTACAAGTTGCACAAATAATTCAAGCCAACTTAAAAGATGTTGGAATTGAAATGACTATTGAAACTCTTGAATGGGGAACATATCTTCAAAAAACAGGAGAAGGAGATTTTACAGCATACTTAGGAGGTTGGATTTCTGGAACTTCAGATGCTGATATAGTTCTATATCCTCTATTAGATAGTAAATCAATAGGTTTCCCTGGAAACAGAGCTCGTTACTCAAATCCAGAATTTGATAAACAAGTTGAAGCAGCAAGAGTAGCTTTAAGTCCTGAAGAAAGAAAAGAACACTTTAAGAATGCACAAATAATTTCTCAAAATGATTCTCCTCTTATTGTTCTATACAATAAAAATGAAAATATTGGTATAAATAAGAGAGTAAAAGGATTTGAATATGATCCAACTACTATGCATAAATTTAAAAATTTAGAAATTAAATAA
- a CDS encoding restriction endonuclease subunit S, which produces MSKLTLDSVEWSEFKVGELFTDIQKGKCKNENLETEVSDNGISYISATNKNNGVSNFVKPNHLMQKGNCIMFVNQGDGGAGYSVYKSENFIATSSTSFGYAKWINKYTGIFVSTILSQLKSKYSFGYGRTEKRLKNDRIMLPIDKQGKPNWQFMEDYIKQEIKEQSQKIINYYENKVLKLGFKLLDLDVEWKEFKIKDIFSIKSVKGKTITNYENGNIPYISTSTNNNGLNNFINTKENISNKNCISIDPIGGKAFFHEYDFVGRGGAGSAINLLYNEQLNKYSALFVCKIIENNAIDKASYGIQLNGNRLKNLKIILPIDRDGNPHWEYMSKFIQNLEVKSIKNIVQYIYIQIKEKLKEYNLKNIKWKEYFIEEICDISSGKDIYEKERIEGKIPYITSTSNNNGIGYFISNTNETLDEHIISVNRNGSVGYSFYHNYKALFGNDTRKLKLKYQNEFVGKFISFMLLQQREKYGYGYKMGTARLKRQKIMLPSNINGNPNYDFMKKYMIIQEIKQIKKILDYYNF; this is translated from the coding sequence ATGAGTAAGTTAACTTTAGATAGTGTGGAGTGGAGTGAATTTAAGGTAGGTGAACTATTCACAGATATCCAAAAAGGAAAATGTAAAAATGAAAATTTAGAAACAGAAGTATCTGATAATGGGATATCATATATATCAGCTACAAATAAGAATAATGGAGTGAGTAATTTTGTAAAACCAAATCATTTGATGCAAAAAGGAAATTGTATAATGTTTGTAAATCAAGGAGATGGTGGAGCTGGATACTCTGTTTATAAAAGTGAGAATTTTATTGCTACTTCTTCAACATCTTTTGGATATGCTAAATGGATAAATAAATATACAGGTATTTTTGTATCCACTATCTTAAGTCAATTAAAATCAAAATACTCTTTTGGATATGGAAGAACAGAAAAAAGACTGAAAAATGATAGAATTATGCTTCCAATAGATAAACAAGGAAAACCCAATTGGCAATTTATGGAAGATTATATAAAACAAGAAATAAAAGAACAATCTCAAAAAATAATAAATTACTATGAAAATAAAGTACTTAAATTAGGATTTAAACTATTAGATTTAGATGTTGAATGGAAAGAATTTAAGATAAAAGATATTTTTTCAATAAAATCAGTCAAGGGAAAAACTATAACAAATTATGAAAATGGAAATATACCCTATATAAGTACTTCCACTAATAATAATGGTTTAAATAATTTTATAAATACAAAAGAAAATATAAGCAATAAAAACTGCATTTCTATAGATCCAATAGGAGGAAAAGCATTTTTTCATGAGTATGATTTTGTTGGAAGAGGAGGAGCAGGTTCAGCTATAAATTTACTTTATAATGAACAACTTAATAAATATTCTGCTTTATTTGTGTGTAAAATAATAGAAAATAATGCTATTGATAAAGCATCTTATGGTATTCAATTAAATGGTAATAGATTAAAAAATTTAAAAATAATTCTACCAATAGATAGAGATGGAAATCCTCATTGGGAATATATGAGTAAATTTATACAAAATTTAGAAGTAAAAAGTATTAAAAATATAGTACAATATATATATATACAAATAAAGGAAAAATTGAAAGAATATAACTTAAAAAATATAAAATGGAAGGAATATTTTATAGAAGAAATTTGTGATATATCCTCAGGAAAGGATATATATGAAAAAGAAAGAATAGAAGGAAAAATACCTTACATAACTTCTACTTCTAATAATAATGGAATAGGATATTTTATATCAAATACTAATGAAACATTAGATGAACATATAATATCAGTTAATAGAAATGGTTCTGTAGGTTATTCTTTTTATCATAACTATAAAGCATTATTTGGTAATGATACAAGAAAATTAAAATTAAAATATCAAAATGAATTTGTTGGTAAATTTATAAGTTTTATGTTACTTCAACAAAGAGAAAAATATGGTTATGGTTATAAAATGGGCACAGCTAGATTGAAACGACAGAAAATCATGTTACCTTCAAATATAAATGGAAATCCAAATTATGATTTTATGAAAAAATATATGATTATTCAAGAAATTAAACAAATTAAAAAAATCTTAGATTACTATAATTTTTAA